Below is a window of Tolypothrix bouteillei VB521301 DNA.
AATGACAGATAACACTGGCATACTGGGCGTAGAACTTGCTTGCGACAAAGAAGCAACCAAACGCATTCTCGGGAATTCAGGAATTCCCGTTCCTCGCGGTACTGTCATTAACTTCTTAGACGATCTCGAAGAAGCCATACAATACGTTGGCGGCTATCCCATTGTCATCAAACCTTTAGATGGCAATCACGGACGCGGTATCAGCATTAACATTACTTCCTGGGAAGAAGCAGAAGCAGCATATGATTCTGCCAGACAAATTTCCCGCTCGATCATCGTCGAACGATATTACGTTGGACGGGATCATCGCGTTTTGGTGGTCAATGGCAAAGTCGTCGCAGTTGCAGAGCGCGTTCCCGCTCACGTAGTTGGTGATGGCAGAGCCACTATTTTTGAATTGATTGAGGAAACCAACAAAGACCCAAATCGGGGTGACGGGCATGATAATGTCCTCACCAAAATTGAACTCGACCGCACTAGCTACCAGTTACTGGAAAAACAAGGTTATAACCTAAATACTGTCCTGCCTAAAAGTACAATGTGCTACTTAAAAGCGACAGCAAACTTAAGTACAGGGGGAATCGCTGTAGACCGTACCGACGAAATCCATCCAGAAAACGTCTGGCTGGCACAGAGGGTCGTGAAAATCATCGGTTTAGATGTTGCGGGAATTGATATTGTTACACAAGATATTAGCCGTCCCTTGCGAGAAGTCGATGGCGTGATTGTGGAAGTTAACGCCGCACCCGGTTTCCGGATGCACGTTGCTCCGAGTCAAGGTATACCCCGCAATGTCGCAGGAGCAGTCATGGATATGCTGTTCCCGAACGACAAATCAAGCCGCATCCCTATTCTGTCAGTAACGGGTACCAATGGCAAAACCACAACCACCCGTTTGTTAGCACATATTTTTAAACAAACTGGTAAAGTCATTGGTTATACAACTACAGATGGAACTTATATCGGGGATTACTTAGTAGAAGCAGGTGACAACACCGGACCTCAAAGCGCCCAACTGATTCTTAGCGATCCCACTGTGGAAGTGGCAGTGCTAGAAACAGCACGTGGCGGTATTCTGAGATCTGGGATCGCTTTTGAAGCTGCTAATGTGGGAATTGTATTAAACGTTGCTGCGGATCACTTGGGAATCGGTGACATAGATACACTAGACCAGCTAGCACATCTTAAGAGTATAGTTGCCGAAGCAGTATACCCCGACGGTTACAGCGTACTCAATGCTGACGACCCACGAGTCGCTGAAATGGCAGAGAGAACAAAAGCCAATGTTGCCTTCTTTACCATGAACCCGGATTCGGAGTTGGTTAAGAAGCACATTCAGAAGGGAGGCGTTGCTGCCGTTTACGAAAATGGTTATATCTCTATTTTGAAAGGTGATTGGACGCACCGAATTGAACGGGCCGAAAATATACCCCTCACTATGGGCGGACGTGCTCCGTTTATGATAGCCAATGCTCTGGCAGCTACTCTAGCAGCATTTGTGCAAAATGTTTCTATAGAACAAATTCGTGCGGGCTTGAATTCTTTCCGTGCTTCGGTTAGTCAGACACCGGGACGGATGAATTTATTCAATTTGGGCAATTTCCATGCTTTGGTTGATTATGCCCACAACCCTGCTTCTTACCAAGCGTTAGGTGCTTTTGTTCGTAACTGGACTTCAGGCGATCGCATTGGAGTTGTTGGGGGACCGGGAGATCGACGCGATGAAGACTTTGTAACCTTGGGCAAACTCGCTGCAGAAATCTTCGACTACATGATTGTCAAAGAAGACGATGATACGAGGGGACGCCAACGGGGTTCGGCGGCTGAGTTGATCGTTCGAGGCATTAAAGAATTTAACCCCGATTGTAAATACGAAGTGATTCTGAGCGAAACTGAAGCGATTAACAAAGCTTTGGAAACAGCTCCCGACAACAGTTTAGTCGTTATCTTACCGGAAAGCGTCAGTCGTGCTATCCGGTTAATTAGAGCACGTGGAGTTGTCAAAGAGGAGTTAGCCCAACAAAATACCAGTTCCTCCACTGTAGACTCCCAAGTGGGTGTACCATCTTCAGTGGTCAACACGCGTTTGTAGTCATTTGTCCTTTGTCATTTGTTGTTGTTCTTGCTCGCAAATGACAAATGACCAATGACAATTAACTACTGTTTTTCTTGTTCGCGATCGCTATCTTCACTCGGCTTGTTCAGTTCTTCCTTAAAACCTCGAAGAGTTTTTCCCAGTGCGCTACCCAGCTCTGGAATTTTTTTCGGTCCGAAAATGACAATAGCAACCAGACCAATAATTGCGATTTCTGGCCATCCCAATCCAAACATATGCTTCTCCTGTCACAACCCTTCCTCATTATAGGTATAATGAGGGGCTGTCAGAAACAAGCCCTCATCAGAAGAAAGAATTTATTTTTTGTCGTTTTTTAAAGAACAAATCTCAAAATATTCAAGATTTTTTATACCAGAAGGTAAATAAACCCTAACTAAAGGCTGTTTTATGCCATATGGATCTGGTGCAGAACATCCGAGAGTATAGCAAAACTGTTGAATAATAGCAGTGCCTTTTTCACCAACGAGTTCGATAGTCAGGCGGCTATAATTATTAAGAAAAATGCTTACGCGATCCATTCCTCATAGTGTGTAGTCATTGTCAATTTAAAAAAGTGGTATTAACTGTATAGATCGAGTTGTTAAGTTACCAGAAAAAATTTTATATTCATATTTTCTTATAAGTAAAATGTGATATTCTTATAGACTTATAGGACCCAAAAGTGTCTGGATAACAAAACACTTCCTAAAAGCATCTACCCAATCCATGTCTTCAATAAGAGTGCGTTTACTCTAGACGATCGATGCAACTTTAAAAGCTGCACCAACAAAGTTGTGCTGCATAAAGATTAACATCTCATGAATCAAGTGACCAAAAATTGCTTTTCCTACTAAAACTACTTTTTAAATTTAGGTTTTTCTCTTAGCAATGGTTCATGAAATATCTCGTATCAGCCCTAAAATCCAGACAATTGCAAGAATGATTTTCTTTTTAACCAACAATTTCCTTTATTGCTTGGAGTAAATTGTGAATGGTTTTCTTCCATTTTTGTCAGACTATCTATATCTGTAAAGCAAGCATTAATCACCTCATAAAAATCGTTCATTTTAGAGTATAAGGAAAGTAAAAATGTTTCTTGAAAAAACTTATTCCTTAACCTTTTTCATCTGAAATGCAAAACTATGCAGAATAAAGAATGAAAGAGAACTTTTCATTCCTTCGTTCAGGACACTGACATTACCTGAATGGATTTTTGTAGAAAAAAATAGGGTTCCTATTAATTTTTGTCTTTGAATCTATTTGATACTTTGACTTAATCCTTCAACACAATATGGACAATACAAATCGCAGAAAGTTTACAGTTACCCCAGAAGTTGCACTTCTTTTAAAAGGGTTGATTGTTGGGAAAATTATGACAATAGTCGTTATTGGCGGACTGTTCTGGTGGCTGCTTTGGCCGCGCTTGTTATGGGTTGGCAGCAGTTCGAGTT
It encodes the following:
- a CDS encoding Sec-independent protein translocase subunit TatA/TatB, with the translated sequence MFGLGWPEIAIIGLVAIVIFGPKKIPELGSALGKTLRGFKEELNKPSEDSDREQEKQ
- the cphA gene encoding cyanophycin synthetase translates to MRILKIQTLRGPNYWSIRRHKLIVMRLDLENLAETPTNEIPGFYEGLVEALPSLEGHFCSPGCRGGFLMRVREGTMMGHVVEHVALELQDLAGMNTGFGRTRETTSAPGVYQVVFEYLNEEAGRYAGRAAVRLCQSIVDRGRYPKAELEQDIQDLKDLWRDAALGPSTEALIAEAEKRGIPWMQLGARFLIQLGYGVNQKRMQATMTDNTGILGVELACDKEATKRILGNSGIPVPRGTVINFLDDLEEAIQYVGGYPIVIKPLDGNHGRGISINITSWEEAEAAYDSARQISRSIIVERYYVGRDHRVLVVNGKVVAVAERVPAHVVGDGRATIFELIEETNKDPNRGDGHDNVLTKIELDRTSYQLLEKQGYNLNTVLPKSTMCYLKATANLSTGGIAVDRTDEIHPENVWLAQRVVKIIGLDVAGIDIVTQDISRPLREVDGVIVEVNAAPGFRMHVAPSQGIPRNVAGAVMDMLFPNDKSSRIPILSVTGTNGKTTTTRLLAHIFKQTGKVIGYTTTDGTYIGDYLVEAGDNTGPQSAQLILSDPTVEVAVLETARGGILRSGIAFEAANVGIVLNVAADHLGIGDIDTLDQLAHLKSIVAEAVYPDGYSVLNADDPRVAEMAERTKANVAFFTMNPDSELVKKHIQKGGVAAVYENGYISILKGDWTHRIERAENIPLTMGGRAPFMIANALAATLAAFVQNVSIEQIRAGLNSFRASVSQTPGRMNLFNLGNFHALVDYAHNPASYQALGAFVRNWTSGDRIGVVGGPGDRRDEDFVTLGKLAAEIFDYMIVKEDDDTRGRQRGSAAELIVRGIKEFNPDCKYEVILSETEAINKALETAPDNSLVVILPESVSRAIRLIRARGVVKEELAQQNTSSSTVDSQVGVPSSVVNTRL